Proteins encoded in a region of the Drosophila sechellia strain sech25 chromosome 2L, ASM438219v1, whole genome shotgun sequence genome:
- the LOC6617303 gene encoding integral membrane protein 2B, producing the protein MTILGKLRGQPTDQEKVPLPMNLNDEALMHHGSLIAPKVAYSDNEADAESMVFNRPQHHCIKSFLLFLIAVVVMLLGVLGGWTLYRVYAPSHSSMRYHALCEIPYPEDSMEMARVYPRTVEPFALNWRSLLPELAQPMPNSGSLDESHFREDIELDGDSDDEGYARVDVPDFKDGRRGRFMHDFKENQSAIIDTTTGRCFIMPLDRDTTLPPTSFVDLMKKMSTGYYNIDTERVRRQMRVVTPRITDVSLISERIANECFDMKVYMMEKFVSGVSKRSADPLPESAKYAEFMGKGVIEYDLANIAEVDAYEANEARQQA; encoded by the exons ATGACAATTCTGGGAAAACTGCGGGGACAGCCCACGGACCAGGAGAAGGTGCCCCTGCCCATGAACCTCAACGACGAGGCGCTCATGCACCATGGCTCCCTAATCGCA CCCAAGGTCGCTTACAGCGACAATGAAGCCGACGCGGAATCCATGGTCTTCAACCGGCCGCAGCACCATTGCATTAAGTCCTTTCTGCTGTTCCTGATCGCCGTGGTCGTGATGCTCCTGGGTGTCCTTGGCGGATGGACCCTGTACCGAGTGTACGCTCCGTCGCACAGCAGCATGCGCTACCACGCCCTGTGCGAGATTCCCTATCCGGAGGACTCTATGGAGATGGCGCGGGTCTACCCGCGCACCGTGGAACCGTTCGCCCTGAACTGGCGCTCCTTGCTGCCCGAGCTCGCACAACCGATGCCCAACAGTGGATCGCTGGACGAGAGCCACTTCCGCGAGGACATCGAACTGGACGGCGACAGCGATGACGAGGGCTACGCACGCGTGGACGTGCCCGACTTCAAGGATGGACGTAGGGGTCGCTTCATGCACGACTTCAAGGAGAACCAGTCGGCCATTATCGACACCACCACCGGACGGTGCTTCATCATGCCCTTGGATCGGGACACGACCCTGCCCCCGACCAGCTTCGTGGATCTTATGAAGAAGATGAGCACTGGCTACTACAACATAGATACGGAGCGCGTGCGGCGCCAGATGCGCGTGGTCACGCCCCGCATCACCGATGTTTCGCTCATCTCGGAGCGGATTGCCAACGAGTGCTTCGATATGAAGGTGTACATGATGGAGAAGTTCGTCTCAGGCG TCTCTAAGAGATCGGCCGATCCGCTGCCGGAGTCAGCCAAGTACGCCGAGTTCATGGGCAAGGGCGTCATCGAGTACGACTTGGCCAACATCGCCGAGGTGGATGCCTACGAGGCCAACGAGGCTAGGCAACAGGCCTGA
- the LOC6617300 gene encoding peroxisome assembly protein 12: protein MAEAANVRQNLQNVPSIFEISAAETLDNLVYPALSKIFDYFGLRLDFKLWGSLRIREELSPLLTWLLQYLYLRKRASSFGESFYGLQRTVTTTGDLLNRRQQFASATLLTFMPYVERKLRSRIIRHEDTSPWEQRLLSAFHAFHAAKAAHTFLYLVKYASNHSPIFRFLGLTLRYPSEPPKEDQWTYVVLKMLEVLAFFLQFVQWWYSNDQRRKVGGTLINPEAMPRKQLPKEVQQSLPQRGECPVCLLSIQTPTACSVSGYVFCWKCIVSHMKEHGTCPVTQYPISLDDLVRIYET, encoded by the coding sequence ATGGCAGAAGCGGCCAATGTGCGCCAGAACCTTCAAAATGTGCCGTCGATCTTCGAAATTTCGGCGGCGGAGACGCTGGACAACCTGGTTTACCCGGCACTGAGCAAGATATTCGACTACTTCGGATTGCGGCTGGACTTTAAACTCTGGGGGAGTTTGAGGATTCGGGAGGAGCTGTCGCCCTTGCTGACTTGGCTGCTGCAGTACCTGTATCTGCGCAAGAGGGCCTCCTCCTTCGGGGAGAGCTTCTACGGATTGCAAAGGACGGTCACAACCACAGGGGATCTGCTGAACCGCAGGCAGCAGTTCGCCTCTGCCACACTGCTAACCTTCATGCCTTACGTGGAGCGGAAGCTAAGGAGCAGGATCATCAGGCACGAGGACACCAGTCCCTGGGAGCAACGCCTTCTGAGCGCATTCCATGCTTTTCATGCCGCCAAGGCGGCGCACACATTCCTTTACCTCGTGAAGTACGCCTCAAACCACTCGCCCATCTTCAGATTTTTGGGGCTGACCCTTCGCTATCCCAGCGAACCTCCTAAGGAGGATCAGTGGACCTACGTGGTCCTAAAGATGTTGGAGGTCTTGGCCTTCTTCCTGCAGTTCGTCCAGTGGTGGTACTCCAACGACCAGCGGCGGAAAGTGGGTGGAACTCTGATAaatcccgaagcgatgccgaGAAAGCAGCTGCCCAAGGAAGTGCAGCAGAGCCTTCCCCAGAGGGGCGAGTGCCCAGTCTGCCTGCTGTCCATCCAGACGCCCACTGCCTGCTCCGTTTCCGGCTACGTCTTTTGCTGGAAGTGCATCGTTAGCCACATGAAGGAGCACGGCACCTGCCCGGTCACCCAGTATCCCATTAGTTTGGACGACCTGGTGCGCATCTACGAGACGTAA
- the LOC6617299 gene encoding uncharacterized protein LOC6617299 isoform X2 codes for MKTSGAGNPDELNKSSHSKVSKKSTKSRSKSAKLELTGKNSLSASASSSTASAVSGGIAVGSLPATPTHLNMVTTPTTPTSSLGNYNLFDASFVVAGSGGHGLAGGIGGAETSGNSSRMKSYAGFDPRSIKIFWEQHDQTDVELSQDVCARLAEDASYKVWELINNVKIYSRHSGGVVTYDLVNEVLKDADVPPMLGAMDSDWDRIDYDGSFYFHSDKIFELSAEFQKEVNLCTPDDADFQSICPVDEKHIEQLTQCVQSLVTAALFGDSKSQTAAVCHAFQTPLMGSIYRVIVSKMVQLLAFKQQDHLSQRCWRLLRACNYNATANHNACRPEYFNLAEVLVSQLMAPYETIKAPHVDPDPGQTTSIKMEFEEELKVEPDQCPNPETQENPEVMGVEKQEQAPHMFPGESTMEHTIYKLQSEEEEMNPQPETEHLSSFFACPVGNGLVDELCETIGQLASQSGYLHAECLFLIKRRLERFFEGRHISSERDFRYISRAVRGLISLGEYAFREFIPYIYKLRVEEIPDSLWPDLAPAAIFLGGRDDVYLYEWLEYGCGAALQPFLVHYARAYEKMVTRRYVKAKQPAYRIESVPGVRRLEWSTLAAAMCHGDDPSKALKPKPTLCEAFPDLQSPNLQLNCAGNIRFKFAGCRPVLLKPKVATVPHSADSPSLAANGGGGGGASSDILIAKRKLFKPLTNVRKWSPISGYHYLRI; via the exons ATGAAAACCTCTGGCGCCGGCAATCCTGACGAGCTGAATAAGTCATCGCACAGCAAGGTCAGCAAGAAGTCCACAAAGTCGCGATCCAAGTCGGCGAAATTGGAGTTGACTGGGAAGAATTCCCTGTCGGCATCCGCATCATCCTCCACCGCATCCGCAGTGAGCGGGGGCATTGCAGTGGGCAGCCtgccggccacgcccactcaccTAAACATGGTGACAACGCCCACCACGCCAACATCTAGTCTGGGTAACTACAATCTGTTTGACGCCTCATTTGTGGTCGCAGGAAGTGGTGGGCACGGACTTGCAGGCGGCATCGGGGGCGCAGAAACCTCCGGCAATTCTAGTCGAATG AAGAGCTATGCTGGCTTCGATCCGCGCAGCATCAAGATCTTTTGGGAGCAGCACGACCAGACCGATGTCGAACTGTCCCAGGATGTGTGCGCCCGTTTGGCGGAAGATGCATCCTACAAAGTGTGGGAGCTGATCAAT AATGTCAAAATATACTCTCGCCACTCGGGCGGAGTGGTGACCTACGACCTGGTGAACGAAGTGCTAAAAGATGCCGATGTGCCGCCCATGCTGGGTGCGATGGACAGCGACTGGGATCGGATCGACTATGACGGCAGTTTTTACTTTCACTCGGATAAGATCTTCGAGCTGAGCGCAGAGTTTCAGAAGGAAGTCAATCTGTGCACACCTGATGATGCAGACTTTCAGAGCATTTGTCCAGTGGATGAAAAGCACATTGAGCAACTAACACAGTGCGTCCAGAGTCTGGTGACGGCCGCCCTTTTTGGGGACAGCAAATCCCAGACGGCCGCCGTCTGCCATGCTTTTCAGACACCCCTGATGGGATCTATCTACCGAGTGATAGTGAGTAAGATGGTCCAGTTGCTAGCCTTTAAGCAGCAGGACCATTTGAGCCAGCGATGCTGGCGACTGCTCCGAGCATGCAACTACAACGCCACTGCTAATCACAATGCCTGCCGGCCGGAGTACTTTAACCTGGCAGAGGTACTTGTCAGCCAGCTAATGGCACCTTACGAAACTATCAAGGCTCCACACGTTGACCCAGATCCGGGACAAACCACCTCCATCAAAATGGAGTTTGAAGAAGAACTAAAGGTTGAGCCAGACCAGTGCCCTAATCCGGAAACCCAGGAAAATCCGGAGGTAATGGGAGTAGAGAAACAGGAGCAGGCACCGCATATGTTCCCCGGTGAGAGCACCATGGAACACACAATCTACAAGCTGCAatcggaggaggaggaaatgAATCCTCAGCCGGAGACGGAACACCTATCCAGCTTCTTTGCCTGTCCCGTCGGCAATGGCCTGGTGGACGAGCTGTGTGAAACTATAGGACAGCTGGCATCTCAAAGTGGTTACCTACATGCAGAGTGCCTGTTTTTGATCAAGAGACGCCTAGAGAGATTCTTCGAGGGCCGCCACATAAGCAGTGAGAGAG ACTTTAGGTATATCAGTAGAGCAGTGCGTGGTCTTATTTCCCTGGGAGAATATGCCTTTCGTGAGTTTATTCCCTACATCTACAAACTGCGCGTCGAGGAAATCCCGGATAGTTTGTGGCCGGATCTGGCTCCAGCTGCCATCTTCCTCGGCGGTCGTGATGACGTATACCTGTATGAATGGCTGGAGTACGGATGCGGTGCTGCTCTGCAGCCCTTCCTGGTCCACTATGCGC GAGCCTACGAAAAGATGGTAACTAGACGGTATGTGAAGGCCAAACAACCCGCTTACAGAATAGAATCAGTGCCGGGAGTGCGCCGGCTGGAATGGAGTACTCTTGCGGCAGCCATGTGCCACGGAGACGATCCTAGCAAGGCACTCAAACCGAAGCCTACTCTCTGCGAGGCTTTCCCCGACCTCCAGTCACCGAATCTCCAGCTCAACTGCGCGGGCAACATACGCTTTAAGTTTGCAGGCTGCCGCCCGGTGTTGCTGAAGCCGAAGGTTGCGACTGTTCCCCACTCCGCAGACTCGCCTTCATTGGCCGCGAACGGTGGTGGGGGTGGCGGTGCCAGCTCCGATATCCTGATCGCAAAACGAAAACTCTTTAAGCCCCTGACCAACGTGAGAAAGTGGTCGCCCATCAGTGGCTATCACTACCTGAGGATCTGA
- the LOC6617302 gene encoding post-GPI attachment to proteins factor 2, giving the protein MLPTYERFSGPKSVLFRLPFARLALVALSLPLGGFFFCVIWSLTFDFVRSTYTHCDVTNYLPSVSAAIGNYEPQKTVWRLAIFLHLPLRLAVAKIYLEHYREHIRRSRRLLGILACFLNVVEDLALFCLSFWTSADHYETHRNAFVVFIACSECYMLVSYLLNRNIRKTVLLPHEEKSLRYKRNLFLVNVMAFGLAGYCFVRHNSHCESGVYTFFALFEYIVVLTNMGFHMTSYWDFYALNVVCDAKHGLYLSQS; this is encoded by the exons ATGCTGCCTACTTACGAGCGCTTCAGTGGTCCCAAAAGCGTCCTCTTCCGGCTTCCCTTCGCGAGACTGGCACTGGTGGCTCTTAGTTTGCCCCTGGGAGGATTCTTCTTCTGCGTGATTTGGTCTCTGACCTTTGACTTCGTTAGGAGCACCTACACCCACTGCGATGTGACCAACTATCTGCCCTCCGTCTCGGCGGCCATTGGGAACTATGAGCCCCAAAAAACTGTCTGGAGACTGGCCATCTTTCTGCATTTACCACTCCGTTTGGCAGTGGCCAAAATCTACTTGGAGCACTATCGGGAACACATCCGCCGGAGCAGAAGATTGCTGGGCATCCTGGCCTGCTTCTTGAACGTCGTGGAGGATCTGGCCCTCTTCTGCTTGTCGTTTTGGACCTCTGCGGATCACTATGAGACCCACAGAAACGCGTTTGTGGTGTTCATTGCCTGCTCCGAGTGCTATATGCTGGTTTCCTACCTGCTGAACAGGAATATACGGAAGACCGTGCTCTTGCCGCACGAGGAGAAGTCGCTGAGGTACAAGAGGAATCTGTTCTTGGTAAATGTGATGGCCTTTGGCTTGGCAGGATACTGCTTCGTGAGGCACAACTCACATTGCGAGTCGGGAG TCTACACCTTCTTCGCGTTGTTCGAGTACATCGTGGTGCTGACCAACATGGGCTTCCACATGACCTCCTACTGGGACTTCTACGCCCTGAACGTGGTGTGTGATGCCAAGCACGGTCTCTATCTATCACAATCGTAG
- the LOC116800360 gene encoding cleavage and polyadenylation specificity factor subunit 4, with the protein MDILLANVSGLQFKAERDLIEQVGAIPLPFYGMDKSIAAVCNFITRNGQECDKGSACPFRHIRGDRTIVCKHWLRGLCKKGDQCEFLHEYDMTKMPECYFYSRFNACHNKECPFLHIDPQSKVKDCPWYKRGFCRHGPHCRHQHLRRVLCMDYLAGFCPEGPSCKHMHPHFELPPLAELGKDQLHKKLPTCHYCGELGHKANSCKQYVGSLEHRNNINAMDHSGGHSGGYSGHSGHNEGAEDMQSNHHSQPHGPGFVKVPTPLEEITCYKCGNKGHYANKCPKGHLAFLSNQHSHK; encoded by the coding sequence ATGGACATACTTTTGGCCAACGTGAGTGGGCTGCAGTTCAAGGCTGAGCGGGACCTCATCGAGCAGGTGGGCGCCATCCCGCTACCGTTCTACGGCATGGACAAGTCCATCGCGGCGGTCTGCAACTTCATCACCAGGAACGGGCAGGAGTGCGACAAAGGGAGCGCCTGTCCCTTCCGACACATTCGCGGGGACAGGACGATCGTGTGCAAGCACTGGCTGAGAGGACTGTGCAAGAAGGGCGACCAGTGCGAGTTCCTGCACGAGTATGACATGACCAAGATGCCCGAGTGCTACTTCTACTCGAGGTTCAACGCCTGCCACAACAAAGAGTGCCCCTTTCTGCACATCGACCCGCAGAGCAAGGTTAAGGACTGTCCCTGGTACAAGAGAGGCTTCTGCCGACATGGTCCCCACTGCCGGCACCAGCATCTGCGCCGTGTCCTGTGCATGGACTACCTAGCCGGCTTCTGCCCCGAGGGCCCGTCCTGCAAGCACATGCATCCCCACTTCGAGCTGCCCCCACTGGCGGAACTGGGTAAGGATCAGCTGCACAAGAAACTGCCCACGTGCCACTATTGCGGCGAACTGGGCCACAAGGCCAACTCGTGCAAGCAGTATGTGGGCAGCCTGGAGCACCGCAACAATATCAACGCTATGGATCATTCCGGCGGACACTCGGGCGGCTACTCTGGACACTCCGGCCACAACGAAGGCGCCGAAGACATGCAATCCAATCACCACAGTCAGCCGCATGGTCCCGGCTTCGTCAAGGTGCCCACGCCCCTGGAGGAGATCACCTGCTACAAGTGCGGGAACAAGGGCCACTACGCGAACAAGTGTCCCAAGGGCCACCTCGCCTTCCTCTCCAACCAACATAGTCATAAGTAG
- the LOC6617299 gene encoding uncharacterized protein LOC6617299 isoform X1: MKTSGAGNPDELNKSSHSKVSKKSTKSRSKSAKLELTGKNSLSASASSSTASAVSGGIAVGSLPATPTHLNMVTTPTTPTSSLGNYNLFDASFVVAGSGGHGLAGGIGGAETSGNSSRMGHQKSYAGFDPRSIKIFWEQHDQTDVELSQDVCARLAEDASYKVWELINNVKIYSRHSGGVVTYDLVNEVLKDADVPPMLGAMDSDWDRIDYDGSFYFHSDKIFELSAEFQKEVNLCTPDDADFQSICPVDEKHIEQLTQCVQSLVTAALFGDSKSQTAAVCHAFQTPLMGSIYRVIVSKMVQLLAFKQQDHLSQRCWRLLRACNYNATANHNACRPEYFNLAEVLVSQLMAPYETIKAPHVDPDPGQTTSIKMEFEEELKVEPDQCPNPETQENPEVMGVEKQEQAPHMFPGESTMEHTIYKLQSEEEEMNPQPETEHLSSFFACPVGNGLVDELCETIGQLASQSGYLHAECLFLIKRRLERFFEGRHISSERDFRYISRAVRGLISLGEYAFREFIPYIYKLRVEEIPDSLWPDLAPAAIFLGGRDDVYLYEWLEYGCGAALQPFLVHYARAYEKMVTRRYVKAKQPAYRIESVPGVRRLEWSTLAAAMCHGDDPSKALKPKPTLCEAFPDLQSPNLQLNCAGNIRFKFAGCRPVLLKPKVATVPHSADSPSLAANGGGGGGASSDILIAKRKLFKPLTNVRKWSPISGYHYLRI, from the exons ATGAAAACCTCTGGCGCCGGCAATCCTGACGAGCTGAATAAGTCATCGCACAGCAAGGTCAGCAAGAAGTCCACAAAGTCGCGATCCAAGTCGGCGAAATTGGAGTTGACTGGGAAGAATTCCCTGTCGGCATCCGCATCATCCTCCACCGCATCCGCAGTGAGCGGGGGCATTGCAGTGGGCAGCCtgccggccacgcccactcaccTAAACATGGTGACAACGCCCACCACGCCAACATCTAGTCTGGGTAACTACAATCTGTTTGACGCCTCATTTGTGGTCGCAGGAAGTGGTGGGCACGGACTTGCAGGCGGCATCGGGGGCGCAGAAACCTCCGGCAATTCTAGTCGAATG GGTCATCAGAAGAGCTATGCTGGCTTCGATCCGCGCAGCATCAAGATCTTTTGGGAGCAGCACGACCAGACCGATGTCGAACTGTCCCAGGATGTGTGCGCCCGTTTGGCGGAAGATGCATCCTACAAAGTGTGGGAGCTGATCAAT AATGTCAAAATATACTCTCGCCACTCGGGCGGAGTGGTGACCTACGACCTGGTGAACGAAGTGCTAAAAGATGCCGATGTGCCGCCCATGCTGGGTGCGATGGACAGCGACTGGGATCGGATCGACTATGACGGCAGTTTTTACTTTCACTCGGATAAGATCTTCGAGCTGAGCGCAGAGTTTCAGAAGGAAGTCAATCTGTGCACACCTGATGATGCAGACTTTCAGAGCATTTGTCCAGTGGATGAAAAGCACATTGAGCAACTAACACAGTGCGTCCAGAGTCTGGTGACGGCCGCCCTTTTTGGGGACAGCAAATCCCAGACGGCCGCCGTCTGCCATGCTTTTCAGACACCCCTGATGGGATCTATCTACCGAGTGATAGTGAGTAAGATGGTCCAGTTGCTAGCCTTTAAGCAGCAGGACCATTTGAGCCAGCGATGCTGGCGACTGCTCCGAGCATGCAACTACAACGCCACTGCTAATCACAATGCCTGCCGGCCGGAGTACTTTAACCTGGCAGAGGTACTTGTCAGCCAGCTAATGGCACCTTACGAAACTATCAAGGCTCCACACGTTGACCCAGATCCGGGACAAACCACCTCCATCAAAATGGAGTTTGAAGAAGAACTAAAGGTTGAGCCAGACCAGTGCCCTAATCCGGAAACCCAGGAAAATCCGGAGGTAATGGGAGTAGAGAAACAGGAGCAGGCACCGCATATGTTCCCCGGTGAGAGCACCATGGAACACACAATCTACAAGCTGCAatcggaggaggaggaaatgAATCCTCAGCCGGAGACGGAACACCTATCCAGCTTCTTTGCCTGTCCCGTCGGCAATGGCCTGGTGGACGAGCTGTGTGAAACTATAGGACAGCTGGCATCTCAAAGTGGTTACCTACATGCAGAGTGCCTGTTTTTGATCAAGAGACGCCTAGAGAGATTCTTCGAGGGCCGCCACATAAGCAGTGAGAGAG ACTTTAGGTATATCAGTAGAGCAGTGCGTGGTCTTATTTCCCTGGGAGAATATGCCTTTCGTGAGTTTATTCCCTACATCTACAAACTGCGCGTCGAGGAAATCCCGGATAGTTTGTGGCCGGATCTGGCTCCAGCTGCCATCTTCCTCGGCGGTCGTGATGACGTATACCTGTATGAATGGCTGGAGTACGGATGCGGTGCTGCTCTGCAGCCCTTCCTGGTCCACTATGCGC GAGCCTACGAAAAGATGGTAACTAGACGGTATGTGAAGGCCAAACAACCCGCTTACAGAATAGAATCAGTGCCGGGAGTGCGCCGGCTGGAATGGAGTACTCTTGCGGCAGCCATGTGCCACGGAGACGATCCTAGCAAGGCACTCAAACCGAAGCCTACTCTCTGCGAGGCTTTCCCCGACCTCCAGTCACCGAATCTCCAGCTCAACTGCGCGGGCAACATACGCTTTAAGTTTGCAGGCTGCCGCCCGGTGTTGCTGAAGCCGAAGGTTGCGACTGTTCCCCACTCCGCAGACTCGCCTTCATTGGCCGCGAACGGTGGTGGGGGTGGCGGTGCCAGCTCCGATATCCTGATCGCAAAACGAAAACTCTTTAAGCCCCTGACCAACGTGAGAAAGTGGTCGCCCATCAGTGGCTATCACTACCTGAGGATCTGA
- the LOC6617301 gene encoding post-GPI attachment to proteins factor 2 has product MMHFLEDQANLLPSSIKDLQARRHLRVSVGPILALGLLQLPVCMAYNLVMAITTDFQSTTYTTCNAFNIFPTTSAAAKSQHKVWALACWLEFPFLIASAWLQFRFYRRNLRRPVRSVGCLMAIIMAVSSSSVLLWGTFPQEDGDSLLHITIAVSLFVSCAIYMAGSFVCAKYYMSDRSGQLHEEFSLRLKSGLVFTYYVWVVVMWIFYFIHQKFCFPLAYSVFGMGEFISCECFFIYLCTAYFDFYHVYICYDQRLGFFLSEM; this is encoded by the exons ATGATGCACTTTCTGGAGGATCAAGCCAATTTGTTGCCCAGCTCCATCAAGGATTTGCAGGCGAGGCGTCATTTACGCGTGTCAGTTGGTCCGATTCTCGCACTGGGGCTTCTGCAGTTGCCCGTGTGCATGGCATACAACCTGGTGATGGCCATCACAACGGACTTCCAGTCCACCACATATACCACCTGTAATGCCTTCAACATCTTTCCCACCACATCGGCGGCTGCCAAGTCTCAGCACAAAGTGTGGGCTCTGGCTTGCTGGCTGGAGTTCCCATTTCTCATTGCCAGTGCATGGCTGCAGTTCCGCTTCTATCGGAGGAATCTGCGCAGGCCGGTCCGCAGTGTCGGCTGCCTGATGGCCATCATTATGGCTGTCAGTAGTTCCAGCGTACTGCTATGGGGCACCTTTCCCCAAGAGGATGGCGACTCATTGCTGCATATAACCATCGCCGTGTCGCTATTCGTATCGTGTGCCATTTATATGGCAGGTTCCTTTGTGTGCGCCAAGTACTATATGAGCGATAGGAGCGGGCAGCTGCATGAGGAATTCTCCTTGCGGCTAAAGAGCGGACTGGTGTTTACCTACTACGTCTGGGTGGTGGTCATGTGGATCTTTTACTTTATACACCAGAAGTTTTGCTTTCCCTTGG CCTACTCGGTATTCGGTATGGGCGAGTTCATCTCCTGTGAGTGCTTCTTTATCTACCTGTGCACGGCCTACTTTGATTTCTACCACGTCTACATATGCTACGACCAACGTTTGGGTTTCTTTCTCAGCGAGATGTAA